The proteins below come from a single Procambarus clarkii isolate CNS0578487 chromosome 54, FALCON_Pclarkii_2.0, whole genome shotgun sequence genomic window:
- the LOC138352698 gene encoding kinesin-related protein 12-like, with protein MQREDKERQFLLEKLRLELQMKNETEKEKTRLEVENEKEKTKLEVEKEKAQVEREKERTKQMQIEANRTLAEQRIEYGLPESTTQVSHPPDVRSRKKDIPLFVPEEAESFFEHFEKTASIKEWPQEIWTQLVQLRLTGAAREAYTQLTLEECQDYATVKSSILRSFQLTPETYWKRW; from the coding sequence atgcagcgtgaggacaaggagagacagttcctccTGGAGAAGTTAAGGTTGGAACTTCAGATGAAAAATGAaacagaaaaagagaaaaccagactggaggtagagaATGAAAAAGAAAAGACCAAActagaagtagaaaaagagaaagctcaGGTCGAaagggaaaaagagagaacaaaacaaatgcagatagaagcgaatagaaccttggctgagcaaaggattgaatatgggttgccagagagcactacccaggtatcacacccaccagatgttaggagtAGGAAAAAGGACATTCCCCTGTTTgtacccgaagaggcagagagcttctttgaACACTTTGAAAAAACAGCCAGCATCAAAGAATGGCCACAGGAAATCTGGACCCAACTGgtgcagttaagattgaccggtgcagccagagaggcatacacccaattgactCTAGAAgaatgccaggattatgccacagtaaagagcagcatactgcgcTCATTTCAGCTAACTCCAGAAACTTATTGGAAGCGCTGGTGA